One Flavobacterium sp. 90 DNA segment encodes these proteins:
- a CDS encoding COX15/CtaA family protein, with translation MKKVNKSVIIWLLSGCVLLFLMVVVGGITRLTNSGLSMTDWHLVTDTFPPLTDAKWNEAFEQYKKFPEYQKINIHNDFQLADYKFIYFWEWFHRFIGRIIGLVFFVPFVYFLIRKKLDRDTIKKCIVLLAMGAFQGFLGWFMVRSGLIDNPDVSHFRLSLHLTFAFITFAYTLWVALDLIYPERSITKVIPLRNIARFALVALLIQIIYGGFVAGLNAGLIHNHWPLMSDGQFIHDSVFIEQPTLVKNLIEGKSGVQFVHRTFAYVVVAFILFLYYRSTKFSLTRNQSHAIKTLVAFVFIQFALGVFTLLYSVPLALGLIHQIMAFFLLSAMTYTLHRLSK, from the coding sequence ATGAAAAAAGTGAATAAATCAGTAATCATTTGGTTACTATCAGGTTGTGTTTTATTATTTTTAATGGTTGTTGTTGGCGGAATTACCCGTTTGACTAATTCAGGTTTATCAATGACGGATTGGCATTTGGTAACAGATACTTTCCCGCCTCTTACAGATGCAAAATGGAATGAAGCTTTCGAACAATACAAGAAGTTTCCGGAGTATCAAAAAATCAATATTCACAATGACTTTCAATTAGCCGATTATAAATTTATTTATTTCTGGGAATGGTTTCACCGTTTTATCGGTCGCATCATTGGATTGGTTTTCTTTGTGCCTTTTGTTTACTTCTTAATCAGAAAAAAACTGGATCGTGATACTATCAAAAAATGTATCGTTCTATTGGCAATGGGAGCTTTTCAAGGTTTTCTAGGTTGGTTTATGGTTCGCAGCGGATTAATCGATAATCCAGATGTAAGCCACTTTAGACTTTCATTACACCTTACTTTTGCATTTATCACTTTTGCGTATACTTTATGGGTTGCATTAGATTTAATATATCCGGAACGCAGCATTACAAAAGTAATTCCGCTTCGTAATATTGCACGATTTGCATTAGTAGCTTTATTAATTCAGATTATTTATGGTGGTTTTGTTGCAGGTTTAAATGCTGGATTAATCCACAACCACTGGCCTTTAATGAGCGATGGACAATTTATACACGATTCTGTTTTTATCGAACAACCGACTTTGGTTAAAAATTTAATCGAAGGAAAAAGTGGCGTTCAGTTCGTACACAGAACTTTTGCTTATGTTGTTGTGGCATTTATTCTTTTCCTTTATTACCGAAGCACTAAATTTTCACTTACAAGAAATCAATCGCATGCTATAAAAACTCTGGTAGCTTTTGTTTTTATTCAATTTGCATTGGGAGTATTTACACTTTTATATAGTGTTCCGTTGGCTTTAGGATTAATTCACCAAATTATGGCTTTCTTCCTTTTGAGCGCAATGACATATACGTTACATCGATTGAGTAAATAA
- a CDS encoding LytTR family DNA-binding domain-containing protein, whose product MTTLIIEDEKPAARLLQRKLEKLDIAVETMLHSVEESIHWFTNNQHPDLIFLDIQLSDGLSFEIFEKIDIQSAIIFTTAYDEYALKAFKLNSIDYLLKPIDEDDLEVAVTKFKTRIPKLNSETQNLQADFEEIRRMLSNPFEKSFKKRFTVKIGQHLKVITTEEIECFFSENKGTYIHTFDNRNYLIDSTLEVLEQELDMKDFFRVSRKYIVPLSAIKEIQVYTNSRLKVILPTYKEDEVIVSREKVQDFKAWLG is encoded by the coding sequence ATGACGACATTAATCATAGAAGACGAAAAACCAGCTGCAAGATTGTTGCAGAGAAAACTAGAAAAGTTAGATATTGCTGTAGAAACAATGTTGCATTCTGTAGAAGAATCCATTCATTGGTTTACAAATAACCAACATCCCGATTTAATTTTCCTTGATATTCAGTTATCAGATGGTTTGTCGTTTGAGATTTTTGAAAAAATAGACATTCAAAGCGCTATTATTTTTACAACGGCTTATGATGAATATGCTTTAAAAGCGTTTAAACTAAACAGCATTGATTATCTTTTGAAACCAATTGATGAAGATGATTTAGAAGTTGCCGTTACAAAATTCAAAACCCGAATCCCTAAATTAAACTCAGAAACACAAAATCTTCAGGCTGATTTTGAAGAAATTCGCCGAATGTTGTCAAATCCTTTTGAGAAAAGTTTTAAAAAGCGATTTACGGTTAAAATCGGACAGCATCTAAAAGTTATTACAACAGAAGAAATCGAATGTTTTTTTAGTGAAAATAAAGGAACATACATTCATACTTTCGACAATAGAAACTATTTAATCGATTCGACTTTAGAAGTTCTGGAGCAGGAATTAGACATGAAAGATTTCTTTCGCGTAAGCAGAAAATATATTGTTCCGCTATCGGCAATAAAAGAAATTCAAGTTTATACCAATTCTCGTCTTAAAGTTATTCTACCAACTTATAAAGAAGATGAGGTTATTGTAAGCCGAGAAAAAGTACAGGATTTTAAAGCCTGGTTGGGATAG